Proteins found in one Cricetulus griseus strain 17A/GY chromosome X, alternate assembly CriGri-PICRH-1.0, whole genome shotgun sequence genomic segment:
- the Med12 gene encoding mediator of RNA polymerase II transcription subunit 12 isoform X5, translated as MAAFGILSYEHRPLKRLRLGPPDVYPQDPKQKEDELTALNVKQGFNNQPAVSGDEHGSAKNVNFNPAKISSNFSSIIAEKLRCNTLSDTGRRKSLMNQKDNFWLVTARSQSAINTWFTDLAGTKPLTHLAKKVPIFSKKEEVFGYLAKYTVPVMRAAWLIKMTCAYYAAMSETKVKKKNTADPFTEWTQIITKYLWEQLQKMAEYYRPGPPGSGGCGSTIGPLPHDIEVAIRQWDYNEKLAMFMFQDGMLDRHEFLTWVLECFEKIRPGEDELLKLLLPLLLRYSGEFVQSAYLSRRLAYFCTRRLALQLDGVSSHSSHVISAQSTSSLPTTPAPQPPTSSTPSTPFSDLLMCPQHRPLVFGLSCILQTILLCCPSALVWHYSLTDSRIKTGSPLDHLPIAPSNLPMPEGNSAFTQQVRAKLREIEQQIKERGQAVEVRWSFDKCQEATAGFTIGRVLHTLEVLDSHSFERSDFSNSLDSLCNRIFGLGPSKDGHEISSDDDAVVSLLCEWAVSCKRSGRHRAMVVAKLLEKRQAEIEAERCGESEAADEKGSVASGSLSAPSAPIFQDVLLQFLDTQAPMLTDPRSESERVEFFNLVLLFCELIRHDVFSHNMYTCTLISRGDLAFGAPGPRPPSPFDDPADDPERKETEGSSSSKLEDPGLSESMDIDPSSSVLFEDMEKPDFSLFSPTMPCEGKGSPSPEKPDVEKEVKPPPKEKMEGTLGVLYDQPRHVQYATHFPIPQEESCSHECNQRLVVLFGVGKQRDDARHAIKKITKDILKVLNRKGTAETDQLAPIVPLNPGDLTFLGGEDGQKRRRNRPEAFPTAEDIFAKFQHLSHYDQHQVTAQVSRNVLEQITSFALGMSYHLPLVQHVQFIFDLMEYSLSISGLIDFAIQLLNELSVVEAELLLKSSDLVGSYTTSLCLCIVAVLRHYHACLILNQDQMAQVFEGLCGVVKHGMNRSDGSSAERCILAYLYDLYTSCSHLKSKFGELFSDFCSKVKNTIYCNVEPSESNMRWAPEFMIDTLENPAAHTFTYTGLGKSLSENPANRYSFVCNALMHVCVGHHDPDRVNDIAILCAELTGYCKSLSAEWLGVLKALCCSSNNGTCGFNDLLCNVDVSDLSFHDSLATFVAILIARQCLLLEDLIRCAAIPSLLNAACSEQDSEPGARLTCRILLHLFKTPQLNPCQSDGNKPTVGIRSSCDRHLLAASQNRIVDGAVFAVLKAVFVLGDAELKGSGFTVTGGTEELPEEEGGGGSGGRRQGGRNISVETASLDVYAKYVLRSICQQEWVGERCLKSLCEDSNDLQDPVLSSAQAQRLMQLICYPHRLLDNEDGENPQRQRIKRILKNLDQWTMRQSSLELQLMIKQTPTNEMNSLLENIAKATIEVFQQSAETGSSSGSTASNMPSSSKTKPVLSSLERSGVWLVAPLIAKLPTSVQGHVLKAAGEELEKGQHLGSSSRKERDRQKQKSMSLLSQQPFLSLVLTCLKGQDEQREGLLASLHSQVHQIVINWRENQYLDDCKPKQLMHEALKLRLNLVGGMFDTVQRSTQQTTEWAQLLLEIIISGTVDMQSNNELFTTVLDMLSVLINGTLAADMSSISQGSMEENKRAYMNLVKKLQKDLGERQSDSLEKVHQLLPLPKQNRDVITCEPQGSLIDTKGNKIAGFDSIFKKEGLQVSTKQKISPWDLFEGLKPSTAPLSWAWFGTVRVDRRVARGEEQQRLLLYHTHLRPRPRAYYLEPLPLPPEDEEPPAPALLEPEKKAPEPPKTDKQGAAPPSTEERKKKSTKGKKRSQPATKSEDYGMGPGRSGPYGVTVPPDLLHHANPGSISHLNYRQNSLGLYTQNQPLPAGGPRVDPYRPVRLPMQKLPTRPTYPGVLPTTMTTVMGLEPSSYKTSVYRQQQPTVPQGQRLRQQLQAKISQGMLGQSSVHQMTPSSSYGLQTSQGYTSYVSHVGLQQHTGPADPTRHLQQRPSGYVHQQAPTYGHGLTSTQRFSHQTLQQTPMMGTMTPLSAQGVQAGVRSTSILPEQQQQQQQQQQQTAATQQQQQQQQQQQQQQQYHIRQQQQQQQILRVRPWGCV; from the exons ATGGCGGCTTTCGGGATCTTGAGCTACGAGCACCGACCCCTGAAGCGGCTGCGGTTGGGGCCTCCCGATGTGTACCCTCAAGATCCCAAACAGAAGGAG GATGAACTGACGGCTTTGAATGTAAAACAAGGTTTCAATAACCAGCCTGCTGTCTCTGGGGATGAACATGGCAGTGCCAAGAACGTCAACTTCAATCCTGCCAAG ATCAGTTCTAACTTCAGCAGCATTATCGCTGAGAAGTTACGCTGTAATACTCTGTCTGACACTGGTCGCAGAAAGTCCCTAATGAACCAGAAGGACAActtctggctggtgactgcaCGATCTCAGAGTGCTATTAACACCTGGTTCACTGACCTGGCTGGCACCAAACCACTCACACACCTAGCCAAAAAG GTCCCCATTTTCAGTAAGAAGGAAGAAGTGTTTGGGTACTTAGCCAAATACACAGTGCCTGTGATGCGGGCTGCTTGGCTCATTAAGATGACCTGTGCTTACTATGCAGCAATGTCTGAGACTAAGGTTAAGAAGAAAAATACTGCTGACCCCTTCACTG aATGGACCCAAATCATCACAAAGTACTTATGGGAACAGCTGCAGAAGATGGCTGAATATTATCGGCCAGGACCTCCAGGAAGTGGAGGCTGTGGTTCTACTATAGGACCCTTGCCCCATGATATAGAGGTGGCAATCAGGCAGTGGGACTACAATGAGAAGCTCGCCATGTTCATGTTTCAG GATGGAATGCTGGACAGACATGAATTCCTGACTTGGGTGCTTGAATGTTTTGAGAAAATACGCCCTGGAGAGGATGAATTGCTTAAATTGCTGCTTCCTCTACTGCTTCGA TACTCAGGGGAATTTGTTCAGTCTGCCTATCTGTCCCGCCGCCTCGCCTACTTCTGCACCCGGAGACTGGCTCTGCAGCTGGATGGCGTGAGCAGCCACTCATCTCATGTTATATCTGCTCAGTCAACAAGCTCTCTGCCCACTACCCCTGCACCTCAACCCCCAACTAGCAGTACACCCTCGACTCCCTTTAGTGACCTGCTTATGTGCCCTCAGCACCGGCCCCTGGTTTTTGGCCTCAGCTGTATCCTTCAG ACTATCCTCCTGTGTTGTCCTAGTGCCCTAGTTTGGCACTACTCATTGACTGATAGCCGAATTAAAACTGGTTCACCACTTGACCACCTGCCCATTGCTCCTTCCAATTTGCCCATGCCAGAGGGTAACAGTGCCTTCACTCAGCAG GTCCGAGCAAAATTGCGAGAGATTGAACAGCAGATCAAGGAGCGAGGACAAGCAGTTGAGGTTCGCTGGTCTTTTGATAAGTGCCAGGAAGCTACTGCGG GTTTCACCATTGGACGGGTGCTCCATACTTTAGAAGTGCTGGACAGCCATAGTTTTGAGCGCTCTGACTTTAGTAATTCCCTTGACTCCCTTTGTAATCGAATCTTTGGATTGGGGCCTAGTAAGGATGGTCATGAG ATTTCCTCAGATGATGATGCTGTGGTATCATTATTATGTGAATGGGCTGTTAGCTGCAAGCGTTCTGGTCGGCATCGTGCTATGGTAGTAGCCAAGCTTCTGGAGAAGAGACAAGCCGAGATTGAGGCTGAG CGTTGTGGAGAATCCGAAGCAGCTGATGAGAAGGGCTCAGTCGCCTCTGGTTCGCTTTCTGCTCCTAGTGCACCCATTTTCCAGGATGTCCTCCTGCAGTTTCTGGATACACAGGCTCCCATGCTGA CTGATCCCCGCAGTGAGAGTGAACGAGTGGAATTCTTTAATCTAGTACTGCTGTTCTGTGAACTGATCCGACACGATGTTTTCTCGCACAACATGTACACCTGCACTCTCATCTCTCGGGGAGATCTTGCTTTTGGAGCCCCTGGTCCTCGGCCTCCCTCTCCCTTTGATGATCCTGCGGATGACCCAGAGCGCAAGGAGACTGAAGGCAGCAGCAGTAGCAAGCTAGAG GATCCAGGGCTCTCTGAATCTATGGACATAGACCCTAGTTCCAGTGTGCTTTTTGAAGACATGGAGAAGCCCGATTTCTCA TTGTTCTCCCCTACTATGCCTTGTGAGGGGAAGGGAAGCCCATCCCCTGAGAAACCAGATGTCGAAAAGGAAGTGAAACCCCCACCCAAAGAGAAGATGGAGGGGACACTTGGGGTTCTTTATGACCAGCCACGACATGTGCAGTATGCCACACACTTTCCAATCCCACAG GAGGAGTCATGCAGCCATGAGTGCAACCAGCGGTTGGTCGTACTGTTTGGGGTGGGGAAGCAGCGAGATGATGCCCGCCATGCCATCAAGAAGATTACCAAGGATATCCTGAAGGTTCTGAACCGCAAGGGAACAGCAGAAACTG ACCAGCTTGCTCCTATTGTGCCTCTGAATCCTGGAGACCTGACATTCTTAG GTGGGGAAGATGGGCAGAAGCGACGCCGCAACCGGCCGGAAGCCTTCCCCACTGCTGAAGATATTTTTGCTAAGTTCCAGCACCTTTCTCATTATGACCAACACCAGGTCACGGCTCAG GTCTCCCGGAATGTTCTGGAGCAGATCACGAGCTTTGCCCTTGGCATGTCATACCACTTGCCTCTGGTGCAGCATGTGCAGTTCATCTTCGACCTCATGGAATATTCACTGAGCATCAGTGGCCTCATCGACTTTGCCATTCAG TTGCTGAATGAGCTGAGCGTGGTTGAGGCCGAGCTCCTTCTCAAATCTTCTGATCTGGTGGGCAGCTACACAACCAGCCTATGCTTATGTATCGTGGCTGTCCTGCGACACTATCATGCCTGCCTCATCCTCAACCAGGACCAGATGGCACAAGTGTTTGAGGG GCTCTGTGGTGTAGTGAAACATGGGATGAACCGTTCAGATGGCTCCTCTGCAGAGCGCTGTATCCTTGCTTATCTCTATGATCTGTATACCTCCTGTAGCCATTTAAAGAGCAAATTTGGGGAGCTCTTCAG TGACTTTTGCTCAAAAGTGAAGAACACCATCTACTGCAATGTGGAGCCATCAGAATCCAATATGCGCTGGGCACCGGAGTTCATGATTGACACTCTGGAGAACCCTGCTGCTCACACTTTCACCTACACGGGGCTAGGCAAGAGTCTTAGCGAGAACCCTGCCAATCGCTACAGCTTTGTCTGCAATGCTCTTATGCACGTCTGTGTGGGGCATCACGATCCTGATAG GGTAAACGACATTGCAATCCTGTGTGCGGAGCTGACCGGCTATTGCAAGTCACTGAGTGCAGAGTGGTTAGGAGTACTTAAGGCCTTGTGCTGCTCCTCTAACAATGGCACTTGTGGTTTCAACGATCTCCTGTGCAATGTAGAC gtaAGTGACTTGTCCTTTCATGATTCCCTGGCTACTTTTGTTGCCATCCTCATTGCCCGGCAGTGTTTGCTCCTGGAAGACCTGATTCGCTGTGCTGCTATCCCTTCACTCCTCAATGCTG CTTGTAGTGAGCAGGATTCTGAGCCAGGGGCCCGGCTCACTTGCCGCATCCTCCTCCACCTGTTCAAGACACCACAACTTAATCCTTGCCAGTCTGATGGAA ACAAACCTACCGTTGGAATCCGGTCCTCCTGTGACCGCCACCTGCTGGCTGCCTCCCAGAACCGCATCGTGGATGGAGCTGTGTTTGCTGTTCTCAAGGCTGTGTTTGTACTCG GGGATGCGgagctgaaaggttcaggcttcaCTGTGACGGGAGGAACAGAAGAACTtccagaagaggagggaggaggtggtAGTGGTGGTCGGAGGCAGGGTGGCCGCAACATCTCTGTGGAGACAGCAAGTCTGGATGTCTATGCCAAGTACGTGCTGCGAAGCATCTGCCAACAG GAATGGGTAGGAGAACGTTGCCTTAAGTCATTGTGTGAGGATAGCAATGATCTACAAGACCCAGTGTTGAGTAGTGCCCAGGCTCAGCGCCTCATGCAGCTCATCTGCTACCCACATCGACTGCTGGACAACGAAGATGGAGAAAACCCCCAGCGGCAGCGCATTAAGCGTATTCTCAAG AACTTGGACCAGTGGACCATGCGCCAGTCCTCCTTGGAGCTACAGCTGATGATCAAGCAGACCCCCACCAAT GAGATGAACTCCCTCTTGGAGAACATCGCCAAGGCCACAATCGAGGTTTTCCAACAGTCAGCAGAGACAGGGTCATCTTCTGGAAGTACAGCAAGCAACATGCCCAGCAGCAGCAAGACTAAACCTGTGCTCAG CTCTCTAGAACGTTCTGGCGTATGGCTGGTAGCTCCTCTCATTGCCAAACTGCCCACCTCAGTCCAGGGCCACGTATTGAAAGCTGCTGGGGAGGAATTGGAGAAGGGTCAGCACCTGGGTTCCTCTTCCCGAAAAGAACGAGATCGACAAAAACAGAAGAG CATGTCCCTGTTGAGCCAGCAGCCTTTCTTATCACTGGTGCTGACATGTCTGAAAGGGCAGGATGAGCAACGCGAGGGACTCCTCGCCTCTCTCCACAGCCAGGTGCACCAG ATTGTGATCAATTGGCGAGAAAACCAGTACTTAGATGATTGCAAACCAAAGCAACTAATGCATGAGGCACTCAAACTGCGGCTCAACCTG GTGGGAGGCATGTTTGACACAGTGCAGCGTAGTACCCAGCAGACTACAGAGTGGGCCCAGCTTCTCCTGGAGATCATTATCAGCGGCACTGTGGACATGCAGTCTAACAA TGAGCTTTTCACAACTGTGTTGGACATGCTGAGTGTGCTTATCAATGGAACATTGGCTGCAGACATGTCTAGTATCTCTCAGGGCAGCATGGAGGAAAACAAACGTGCATATATGAACTTGGTGAAGAAGCTTCAG AAGGACTTGGGGGAGCGCCAGTCTGACAGTCTGGAAAAGGTTCATCAACTGTTGCCACTACCCAAGCAGAACCGAGATGTCATTACCTGTGAGCCACAGGGCTCCCTTATCGACACCAAAGGCAACAAGATTGCCGGCTTCGATTCCATCTTCAAGAAGGAG GGTCTACAAGTTTCCACCAAACAAAAGATCTCCCCCTGGGATCTTTTTGAGGGCTTGAAGCCATCAACAGCACCACTCTCCTGGGCCTGGTTTGGCACAGTCCGAGTGGACCGCCGAGTGGCACGAGGGGAGGAGCAGCAACGGCTGCTTCTCTACCACACACACCTGAGGCCTCGGCCCAGAGCCTACTACCTGGAACCACTACCACTGCCCCCAGAAGATGAGGAGCCACCAGCCCCTGCCCTACTAGAGCCTGAGAAAAAGGCTCCTGAGCCCCCCAAGACTGACAAACAGGGGGCTGCtcctcccagcactgaggagcgCAAGAAGAAGTCCACCAAGGGCAAAAAacgcagccagccagccaccaagTCGGAG GACTATGGCATGGGCCCAGGTCGGAGTGGCCCCTATGGTGTGACAGTACCTCCAGACCTTCTGCACCATGCAAATCCTGGTTCCATATCCCACCTTAACTATAGGCAGAACTCCCTAGGCCTGTACACCCAGAATCAACCACTACCTGCTG GTGGCCCTCGTGTGGACCCCTACCGCCCTGTGCGATTACCAATGCAGAAGCTGCCAACTAGACCAACTTATCCTGGTGTGCTGCCCACAACTATGACTACTGTCATGGGCCTTGAACCCTCATCTTATAAGACCTCTGTGTACCGGCAGCAGCAACCCACAGTGCCCCAGGGACAGCGCCTTCGCCAACAGCTCCAGGCAAAGATA AGTCAGGGGATGTTGGGACAGTCATCTGTCCATCAGATGACTCCTAGTTCTTCCTATGGTTTGCAGACTTCCCAG GGCTATACTTCTTATGTATCACATGTGGGATTGCAGCAACACACAGGCCCTGCAG ATCCTACCCGCCACCTGCAACAGCGGCCCAGTGGCTATGTGCATCAGCAGGCCCCAACGTATGGGCATGGACTGACTTCCACTCAAAG GTTTTCACACCAAACACTGCAGCAGACACCCATGATGGGTACTATGACTCCATTGAGTGCCCAGGGTGTCCAGGCAGGCGTCCGTTCAACTTCCATCCTGCctgagcagcaacagcagcagcaacaacagcagcagcaaacagCAGCAacgcagcagcagcaacaacagcagcagcaacagcagcagcagcagcagtatcACATCcgacaacagcagcagcagcagcaaattCTACGGGTAAGGCCCTGGGGTTGCGTGTGA